From the genome of Streptomyces sp. NBC_01116, one region includes:
- the ngcE gene encoding N-acetylglucosamine/diacetylchitobiose ABC transporter substrate-binding protein has translation MGSTSAHNNEGLGRRDLIKRSAALGLIAVPTMSFLSACASGDSSSDDKVEKGEKTEKNPLAVNGSAPLEIVIFDGGFGTKYAEDAKAVYEKTYPDAKVKFSATQKIQSVLQPRFNGGTPPDLIDNSGAQQMDMGVLVGKKQLTDLTPLLDAPSIDDPAKKVRDTLRPGIIEMGQFDGDPVWIMYYAYTVYGVWYSQTALEKLDSAYPETWDDMLALCAKAKKEGIAGWTYPGKHPYYIPFSLYPFIGKIGGVEVLDAIDNLEPKAWEHPAVKAAFEAYYELVAKGYILDGTPGLDHRGSQGAWARGKALFIPNGSWVENEEAAIIPKDFKLSVGAPSSLDSSDKLPFGTLWASGGEPFIVPSKAKNAAGGMEQLRIMLSEASSKSFTSSTKSLSAFNGGTDGIELSDGLKSGVAALEKAGTNVVNPRLQDWYVKLQKEQIGVAALGEMMAGRAKPAETIKKIQAFADATAKDQSIKHFRHQ, from the coding sequence ATGGGATCCACCTCCGCCCACAACAATGAGGGCCTTGGCCGTCGCGATCTGATCAAGCGTTCTGCCGCACTCGGCCTGATCGCTGTTCCGACGATGAGCTTCCTGTCCGCCTGCGCGAGCGGCGACAGCAGCAGCGACGACAAGGTCGAAAAGGGCGAAAAGACCGAGAAGAACCCGCTGGCCGTCAACGGCAGCGCACCGCTGGAGATCGTCATCTTCGACGGTGGCTTCGGCACGAAGTACGCCGAGGACGCCAAGGCCGTCTACGAGAAGACCTATCCCGATGCGAAGGTCAAGTTCTCCGCGACGCAGAAGATCCAGTCGGTTCTTCAGCCGCGGTTCAACGGTGGTACCCCGCCGGACCTGATCGACAACTCCGGTGCCCAGCAGATGGACATGGGCGTCCTGGTCGGCAAGAAGCAGCTCACCGACCTGACCCCGCTGCTCGACGCCCCCTCCATCGACGACCCCGCCAAGAAGGTCCGCGACACCCTGCGGCCGGGCATCATCGAGATGGGCCAGTTCGACGGCGACCCGGTCTGGATCATGTACTACGCGTACACGGTCTACGGCGTCTGGTACTCGCAGACCGCGCTGGAGAAGCTCGACTCCGCGTACCCGGAGACCTGGGACGACATGCTCGCGCTCTGCGCGAAGGCGAAGAAGGAGGGCATCGCCGGCTGGACCTACCCCGGCAAGCACCCTTACTACATCCCCTTCTCGCTGTACCCCTTCATCGGCAAGATCGGCGGCGTCGAGGTCCTCGACGCCATCGACAACCTGGAGCCGAAGGCCTGGGAGCACCCCGCGGTCAAGGCGGCCTTCGAGGCGTACTACGAGCTCGTCGCCAAGGGCTACATCCTCGATGGCACCCCGGGCCTGGACCACCGCGGTTCCCAGGGCGCGTGGGCCCGCGGCAAGGCGCTGTTCATCCCGAACGGCTCCTGGGTCGAGAACGAGGAAGCGGCGATCATCCCCAAGGACTTCAAGCTGTCCGTGGGCGCTCCCTCCAGCCTCGACTCCTCCGACAAGCTGCCCTTCGGCACCCTCTGGGCGTCCGGCGGCGAGCCGTTCATCGTCCCGAGCAAGGCGAAGAACGCCGCGGGCGGCATGGAGCAGCTGCGCATCATGCTCAGCGAGGCCTCCTCCAAGTCCTTCACCAGCAGCACCAAGTCGCTCTCCGCCTTCAACGGCGGCACGGACGGCATCGAGCTGTCCGACGGCCTGAAGTCCGGTGTCGCCGCGCTGGAGAAGGCCGGCACCAACGTGGTCAACCCGCGCCTGCAGGACTGGTACGTGAAGCTCCAGAAGGAGCAGATCGGCGTCGCCGCGCTCGGCGAGATGATGGCCGGCCGCGCCAAGCCGGCCGAGACCATCAAGAAGATCCAGGCCTTCGCCGACGCGACCGCCAAGGACCAGTCCATCAAGCACTTCAGGCACCAGTGA
- a CDS encoding FxLYD domain-containing protein codes for MSDYFPPPPPEQPQPEHRPPVGAAAPSPWACPAPPPGKRRTGLIVTLAVGGGLVVAGATVALVHALMESVPDSIALPPERSDAPYSQPYGEEPYAEEPLHEETVEPVAPGPPAEGDVTVTTCTRDSLIGWPHADLKIVNNSGAPAAYIVSITFVDGDGSVVSDGIATTEEVAPGASVKVRAQGSGEVAAGTKCRIAEVDRHAL; via the coding sequence ATGTCCGACTACTTCCCGCCTCCGCCGCCCGAACAGCCGCAGCCGGAACACCGGCCTCCGGTCGGTGCGGCGGCGCCTTCGCCGTGGGCTTGCCCCGCGCCGCCGCCGGGCAAGCGGCGCACGGGGCTGATCGTGACGCTCGCCGTGGGCGGCGGGCTGGTCGTGGCGGGGGCGACGGTGGCGCTCGTCCACGCGTTGATGGAGTCGGTCCCGGACTCCATCGCGCTGCCGCCCGAGCGGTCGGACGCGCCCTACTCCCAACCGTACGGGGAGGAGCCGTACGCCGAGGAGCCCTTGCACGAGGAGACGGTGGAGCCCGTCGCGCCCGGGCCGCCCGCCGAGGGGGACGTCACGGTCACGACGTGCACGCGCGACTCCCTGATCGGCTGGCCGCACGCGGACCTGAAGATCGTGAACAACTCCGGCGCTCCGGCGGCGTACATCGTGTCCATCACGTTCGTGGACGGGGACGGCTCCGTGGTGTCCGACGGCATCGCGACCACCGAGGAGGTGGCCCCCGGCGCGTCGGTCAAGGTGCGGGCCCAGGGGTCCGGCGAGGTGGCCGCGGGCACGAAGTGCCGGATCGCCGAGGTCGACCGGCACGCGCTGTGA
- a CDS encoding ROK family protein, with amino-acid sequence METPGSQTSLHRANLERVVRAVRMAGSLTQAEIARSTGLSAATVSNIVRELKDGGTVEVTPTSAGGRRARSVSLSGDAGIVIGVDFGHTHLRVAVGNLAHQVLAEESEPLDVDASSAEGFDRAEVLVKRLIEATGIGPDKVIGIGLGVPGPIDVESGTLGSTSILPGWTGINPSEELSGRLGVPVYVDNDANLGALGELVWGSGRGVKDLAYIKVASGVGAGLVIDGTIYRGPGGTAGEIGHITLDESGPVCRCGNRGCLETFTAARYVLPLLQPSHGPGLTMERVVQLAREGDPGCRRVIGDVGRHIGSGVANLCNLLNPSRVVLGGSLAEAGELVLGPIRDSVSRYAIPSAARQLSVLPGALGGRAEVLGALALVLSEMGDSTLLESNLSAATPAFT; translated from the coding sequence ATGGAGACTCCCGGGTCGCAGACATCGCTGCACAGGGCCAATCTGGAGCGGGTCGTCCGCGCCGTACGGATGGCGGGATCGCTCACCCAGGCGGAGATCGCCCGGAGCACCGGGCTCTCCGCGGCCACCGTCTCCAATATCGTCCGGGAGCTGAAGGACGGCGGAACGGTCGAGGTCACTCCCACCTCGGCGGGCGGCCGGCGGGCCCGCAGCGTCTCGCTCAGCGGCGACGCGGGCATCGTCATCGGCGTCGACTTCGGCCACACGCACCTGCGCGTCGCCGTCGGCAACCTCGCCCACCAGGTGCTCGCCGAGGAGTCCGAGCCGCTGGACGTGGACGCCTCGTCCGCCGAGGGCTTCGACCGGGCGGAAGTGCTGGTCAAGCGGCTGATCGAGGCCACCGGGATCGGCCCGGACAAGGTGATCGGCATCGGCCTCGGCGTGCCGGGCCCCATCGACGTCGAGTCCGGCACTCTGGGCTCCACCTCGATCCTGCCGGGCTGGACGGGCATCAACCCCAGCGAGGAGCTCTCCGGCCGCCTCGGCGTGCCCGTGTACGTCGACAACGACGCCAATCTCGGGGCGCTGGGCGAGCTGGTCTGGGGGAGCGGCAGGGGCGTCAAGGACCTCGCGTACATCAAGGTCGCCAGCGGCGTCGGCGCCGGTCTGGTGATCGACGGGACCATCTACCGGGGCCCCGGCGGCACGGCCGGCGAGATCGGGCACATCACGCTCGACGAGTCGGGCCCGGTGTGCCGCTGCGGCAACCGCGGCTGCCTGGAGACCTTCACCGCCGCCCGCTACGTCCTGCCGCTGCTCCAGCCCAGCCACGGCCCCGGGCTCACCATGGAGCGGGTGGTCCAGCTGGCGCGGGAGGGCGATCCGGGCTGCCGCCGCGTGATCGGCGACGTGGGCCGCCACATCGGCAGCGGCGTGGCCAACCTGTGCAATCTGCTCAACCCCAGCCGCGTCGTGCTCGGCGGCTCCCTCGCGGAGGCCGGGGAGCTGGTCCTCGGACCCATACGGGACTCCGTGTCGCGTTACGCCATCCCCAGCGCCGCCCGGCAGCTCTCGGTGCTGCCCGGCGCGCTCGGCGGGCGTGCCGAGGTCCTGGGCGCTCTCGCCCTGGTCCTCAGCGAGATGGGGGATTCAACCCTTTTGGAGAGCAACCTGTCTGCGGCGACTCCTGCCTTCACTTAG
- a CDS encoding GH92 family glycosyl hydrolase: MQPPRGIDHGSDQTPHAAPRPAHRRRRTPTAAALAASLALVVIAPAVATAQPSSPDRKPSGDRAFSTSFEADERQPDWRSTVEEGPDGEKRASGVDGGFSSGIPGNVTDRVTELRASAENTAGGEVKENLVDVEPGSKWLTFKPTGWVEFDLDEPVKVVTYALTSANDHAERDPKNWTLKGSADGKEWTDLDTRTGETFTKRHETKRYDFAGDTAYRHFRLEITKNNGAPDALQLADVQFSNGDTSAPVPDEMRSQADRGPSGSPTAKSGAGFTGKKALRYAGTHTPDGRAYSYNKIFDVNTAVTKDTELSYLVYPQMGETDLNYPATHVAVDLAFTDGTYLSELKATDSHGGLLTPRGQADAKRLYVNQWNKVAARLGTVAAGKTVDRILVAYDSPKGKAKFQGWIDDITIAPRKPEKRKAHLSDYALTTRGTNSSGGFSRGNNIPATAVPHGFNFWTPVTNAGTTSWLYDYHRGNNADNLPTLQAFAASHEPSPWMGDRQTFQLMPSAASGTPDASRTARALPFRHENETAKPHYYGVTFENGLKAEMTPTDHAARMRFTYPGKDAALIFDNVTNDGGITLDPKTGSFSGYTDVRSGLSTGATRMFVYGVFDAPVTDSGKLKGGGGDDVTGFFRFDAGKDRTVDLRLATSLIGVDQAKQNLAMEIPESTSFDRVQRKAQGAWDDILRTVEVEGANADQLTTLYSSLYRLYLYPNSGHEKVEGKTKYASPFSKAVGENTPTRTGAKIVDGEVYVNNGFWDTYRTTWPAYSFFSPKKAGELVDGFVQHYKDGGWTSRWSSPGYADLMTGTSSDVAFADAYVKGVKFDAEAAYDAALKNATVAPPSSGVGRKGLQTSVFTGYADTETHEGLSWSLEGYVNDYGIARMGQELYEKTKKARYKEESAYFMNRAQKYVKLFDDKAGFFQGKKPNGDWRLPSGEYDPRVWGYDYTETNGWGYAFTAPQDSRGLANLYGGRAGLGEKLDTYFSTPETAGPEFVGSYGGVIHEMTEARDVRMGQYGHSNQVAHHATYMYNAASQPYKTQEKVREVLGRLYVGSEIGQGIHGDEDNGEQSAWFLFSSLGFYPLVMGSGEYAIGSPLFKKVTVRMDNGRKLVVKAPKNSEKNIYVQGVKVNGKKWASTALPHDVLAKGGTLEFAMGPKPSAWGTGKDAAPVSVQKDDKVPTPKGDALKGEGALFDDTSATSATVERVELPVSSATKGVQYTLTSAAADKAPEGWTLQGSTDGERWTDLDRRSGQSFAWDRQTRVFSVAKPGSYAKYRLVLTGSATLAEVELLS; the protein is encoded by the coding sequence ATGCAGCCACCACGCGGTATCGATCACGGATCCGACCAGACCCCTCACGCGGCCCCCCGCCCGGCTCACCGCCGGAGACGGACCCCCACGGCGGCCGCCCTGGCCGCCTCCCTCGCCCTGGTGGTGATCGCCCCAGCGGTCGCCACCGCCCAGCCCTCGTCGCCGGACCGGAAGCCGTCCGGCGACCGCGCCTTCTCCACCTCGTTCGAGGCGGACGAGAGGCAGCCCGACTGGCGCAGCACCGTCGAGGAGGGCCCCGACGGCGAGAAGCGTGCCTCGGGCGTCGACGGGGGCTTCTCCTCCGGCATACCGGGCAATGTCACCGACCGGGTGACGGAGCTGCGCGCGAGTGCCGAGAACACCGCGGGCGGCGAGGTCAAGGAGAACCTCGTCGACGTCGAGCCGGGCTCCAAGTGGCTGACGTTCAAGCCCACCGGCTGGGTCGAGTTCGATCTGGACGAACCCGTCAAGGTCGTGACGTACGCCCTCACTTCGGCCAACGACCACGCCGAGCGCGACCCGAAGAACTGGACGCTCAAGGGCTCGGCGGACGGCAAGGAGTGGACCGACCTCGACACCCGCACCGGCGAGACCTTCACCAAGCGGCACGAGACGAAGCGTTACGACTTCGCGGGCGACACCGCCTACCGGCACTTCCGCCTGGAGATCACGAAGAACAACGGCGCGCCGGACGCCCTCCAGCTCGCCGACGTTCAGTTCTCGAACGGTGACACCTCCGCGCCGGTGCCCGACGAGATGCGCAGCCAGGCCGACCGCGGCCCCTCCGGGTCTCCCACCGCCAAGTCCGGCGCGGGATTCACCGGAAAGAAGGCACTGCGTTACGCGGGCACCCACACGCCCGACGGACGCGCCTACTCGTACAACAAGATCTTCGACGTGAACACGGCCGTCACCAAGGACACCGAGCTGTCCTACCTGGTCTACCCGCAGATGGGCGAGACCGACCTGAACTATCCGGCCACGCACGTCGCGGTGGACCTGGCCTTCACCGACGGCACGTACCTGAGCGAGCTGAAGGCCACCGACAGCCACGGCGGGCTGCTCACGCCGCGGGGCCAGGCGGACGCCAAGCGCCTCTACGTCAACCAGTGGAACAAGGTCGCCGCCCGCCTCGGCACGGTCGCCGCGGGCAAGACCGTCGACCGGATCCTGGTGGCGTACGACTCACCCAAGGGGAAGGCGAAGTTCCAGGGCTGGATCGACGACATCACGATCGCCCCGAGGAAGCCCGAGAAGCGCAAGGCGCACCTGTCGGACTACGCGCTGACGACCCGGGGCACCAACTCCAGCGGCGGCTTCTCGCGCGGCAACAACATTCCGGCCACCGCCGTCCCGCACGGCTTCAACTTCTGGACGCCGGTCACCAACGCGGGCACCACCAGCTGGCTGTACGACTACCACCGGGGCAACAACGCGGACAACCTCCCGACGCTCCAGGCCTTCGCCGCCAGCCATGAGCCGAGCCCCTGGATGGGCGACCGGCAGACCTTCCAGCTGATGCCGTCGGCCGCGAGCGGCACCCCGGACGCGTCCCGGACGGCCCGCGCGCTGCCCTTCCGGCACGAGAACGAGACGGCGAAGCCGCACTACTACGGCGTCACGTTCGAGAACGGCCTCAAGGCCGAGATGACGCCGACCGACCACGCGGCCCGGATGCGGTTCACGTATCCCGGCAAGGACGCCGCCCTGATCTTCGACAACGTCACGAACGACGGCGGTATCACGCTGGACCCGAAGACCGGATCCTTCTCCGGCTACACGGACGTCAGGAGCGGCCTGTCCACGGGCGCGACCCGGATGTTCGTGTACGGCGTCTTCGACGCGCCGGTCACCGACAGCGGCAAGCTGAAGGGCGGCGGGGGCGACGACGTCACCGGGTTCTTCCGCTTCGACGCGGGCAAGGACCGCACGGTCGACCTGCGGCTGGCCACCTCGCTGATCGGCGTCGACCAGGCGAAGCAGAACCTGGCCATGGAGATCCCGGAGTCCACCTCCTTCGACCGGGTGCAGCGCAAGGCGCAGGGCGCCTGGGACGACATCCTGCGGACCGTCGAGGTCGAGGGCGCGAACGCGGACCAGCTGACCACCCTCTACTCCAGCCTGTACCGCCTCTACCTCTACCCGAACTCCGGCCACGAGAAGGTGGAGGGGAAGACCAAGTACGCCAGCCCCTTCTCCAAGGCGGTCGGTGAGAACACCCCGACGCGGACCGGCGCGAAGATCGTCGACGGCGAGGTGTACGTCAACAACGGGTTCTGGGACACCTACCGCACGACGTGGCCCGCCTACTCCTTCTTCTCCCCGAAGAAGGCCGGCGAGCTGGTGGACGGTTTCGTCCAGCACTACAAGGACGGCGGCTGGACCTCGCGCTGGTCCTCCCCCGGCTACGCCGACCTGATGACCGGCACCAGCTCGGACGTGGCGTTCGCCGACGCGTACGTCAAGGGCGTGAAGTTCGACGCCGAGGCGGCGTACGACGCGGCCCTCAAGAACGCCACCGTGGCCCCGCCGTCCTCGGGCGTCGGCCGCAAGGGCCTTCAGACCTCGGTCTTCACCGGCTACGCGGACACCGAGACCCACGAGGGCCTGTCCTGGTCCCTGGAGGGCTACGTCAACGACTACGGCATCGCCCGGATGGGCCAGGAGCTGTACGAGAAGACGAAGAAGGCGCGGTACAAGGAAGAGTCCGCGTACTTCATGAACCGGGCGCAGAAGTACGTCAAGCTCTTCGACGACAAGGCCGGGTTCTTCCAGGGCAAGAAGCCCAACGGCGACTGGCGCCTGCCCTCCGGGGAGTACGACCCCCGCGTCTGGGGCTACGACTACACCGAGACCAACGGCTGGGGCTACGCCTTCACCGCCCCGCAGGACAGCCGGGGCCTGGCCAACCTGTACGGCGGCCGCGCGGGTCTGGGCGAGAAGCTGGACACGTACTTCTCGACGCCGGAGACGGCGGGCCCGGAGTTCGTCGGCAGCTACGGCGGCGTCATCCACGAGATGACCGAGGCGCGTGACGTGCGGATGGGCCAGTACGGGCACAGCAACCAGGTCGCCCACCACGCCACGTACATGTACAACGCGGCCTCGCAGCCGTACAAGACGCAGGAGAAGGTCCGCGAGGTGCTGGGCCGGCTGTACGTCGGCAGCGAGATCGGGCAGGGCATCCACGGCGACGAGGACAACGGCGAGCAGTCGGCCTGGTTCCTCTTCTCCTCGCTCGGCTTCTACCCGCTGGTGATGGGCAGCGGGGAGTACGCCATCGGCTCGCCGCTCTTCAAGAAGGTAACCGTCCGCATGGACAACGGCCGCAAGCTGGTCGTGAAGGCCCCGAAGAACAGCGAGAAGAACATCTACGTGCAGGGCGTGAAGGTCAACGGCAAGAAGTGGGCCTCCACGGCGCTCCCGCACGACGTCCTGGCCAAGGGCGGCACGCTGGAGTTCGCCATGGGCCCGAAGCCGTCGGCCTGGGGCACGGGCAAGGACGCGGCCCCGGTCTCCGTCCAGAAGGACGACAAGGTCCCGACGCCCAAGGGCGACGCGCTGAAGGGCGAAGGCGCGCTCTTCGACGACACCTCCGCCACCTCGGCGACGGTGGAGCGGGTGGAGCTGCCGGTGTCCTCGGCCACGAAGGGCGTCCAGTACACGCTGACGTCGGCGGCGGCCGACAAGGCGCCGGAGGGCTGGACGCTCCAGGGGTCGACGGACGGCGAGAGGTGGACCGACCTCGACCGCCGCTCCGGCCAGTCGTTCGCCTGGGACAGGCAGACCCGGGTGTTCTCGGTGGCGAAGCCCGGCTCGTACGCGAAGTACCGGCTGGTGCTGACGGGTTCGGCGACGCTCGCGGAGGTGGAGCTGCTCTCCTGA
- a CDS encoding carbohydrate ABC transporter permease, with translation MKTTDTPPSDPSGAEATKVPAQRTGPVGKTPSAPAKKSEGQVLNVFSHGMLILWAIMVVLPLFWAVMSSFKTDADIFNTPWSLPDSLNFDSWGRAWSQAHMSEYFLNTILVVGGSLTGTLVLGSMAAYVLARFEFPGNRFIYFLFVGGMSFPIMLALVPLFYVMDNMGLLNTIHGLILVYIAYSLPFTVFFLTSFFRTLPTSVAEASIIDGASHTRTFFQVMLPMAKPGLISVGIFNFLGQWNQYMLPTVLNTDPEKRVLAQGLVELASSQGYKGDYSGLFAGLVIAMLPVLAAYIIFQRQVVSGLTAGALK, from the coding sequence ATGAAGACCACTGACACCCCTCCCTCCGACCCCTCCGGCGCCGAAGCGACGAAGGTGCCCGCCCAGCGCACCGGGCCGGTGGGCAAGACGCCCTCGGCCCCCGCGAAGAAGAGCGAGGGCCAGGTCCTCAACGTCTTCTCGCACGGGATGCTGATCCTGTGGGCGATCATGGTCGTCCTGCCGCTGTTCTGGGCGGTGATGTCCTCGTTCAAGACGGACGCGGACATCTTCAACACCCCGTGGTCGCTGCCCGATTCGCTGAACTTCGACAGCTGGGGCCGGGCCTGGAGCCAGGCCCACATGAGCGAGTACTTCCTGAACACCATCCTGGTGGTGGGCGGGTCGCTCACGGGCACCCTGGTGCTCGGGTCCATGGCCGCCTATGTGCTCGCCCGCTTCGAGTTCCCGGGCAACCGCTTCATTTACTTCTTGTTCGTCGGTGGCATGAGCTTCCCGATCATGCTGGCGCTGGTCCCGCTGTTCTACGTCATGGACAACATGGGCCTGCTGAACACGATCCACGGCCTGATCCTCGTGTACATCGCGTACTCGCTGCCGTTCACCGTGTTCTTCCTGACCTCGTTCTTCCGTACGCTGCCGACCTCGGTGGCGGAGGCGTCGATCATCGACGGGGCCTCGCACACCCGCACGTTCTTCCAGGTCATGCTGCCGATGGCCAAGCCCGGCCTGATCAGCGTCGGCATCTTCAACTTCCTGGGGCAGTGGAACCAGTACATGCTGCCCACGGTGCTGAACACCGACCCGGAGAAGCGGGTGCTGGCCCAGGGCCTGGTGGAGCTGGCCTCCAGCCAGGGCTACAAGGGCGACTACTCCGGTCTCTTCGCCGGTTTGGTGATCGCGATGCTGCCCGTGCTGGCGGCGTACATCATCTTCCAGCGCCAGGTCGTCTCCGGCCTGACGGCGGGCGCCCTGAAGTAG
- a CDS encoding histidine phosphatase family protein: protein MGELILIRHGETEWSRSGQHTSYTDLPLTDVGERQARALVPLLADRNIGLTLVSPMIRARRTAELAGLPDPRVTPELREWDYGGYEGITTPAIRRTRPFWNLWTDGVDPGSDEHPGESPGQIGQRADQVLAGVRSAADGIGSADTVLVAHSHFLRVLTARYLGLTPAEGRLFQLATGALSRLGTEHGRPVVAALNVALPENLQRT, encoded by the coding sequence ATGGGCGAGCTGATCCTCATCCGGCACGGCGAGACCGAGTGGTCCCGTTCCGGACAGCACACGAGCTACACCGACCTCCCGCTCACCGACGTCGGGGAGCGCCAGGCCCGCGCGCTCGTCCCGCTGCTGGCCGACCGGAACATCGGGCTCACCCTCGTCAGCCCGATGATCCGGGCCCGCCGCACCGCCGAGCTGGCCGGACTCCCCGACCCCCGGGTCACCCCCGAACTGCGGGAGTGGGACTACGGCGGCTACGAGGGCATCACCACCCCGGCGATCCGCCGCACCCGGCCCTTCTGGAACCTGTGGACCGACGGCGTCGACCCCGGCTCCGACGAGCACCCGGGCGAGAGCCCCGGCCAGATCGGGCAGCGGGCCGACCAGGTCCTCGCGGGCGTCCGGTCCGCCGCCGACGGAATCGGGAGCGCGGACACCGTGCTCGTCGCGCACTCGCACTTCCTGCGCGTCCTCACCGCCCGCTACCTCGGCTTGACCCCGGCCGAGGGGCGGCTCTTCCAGCTGGCCACCGGCGCCCTCTCCCGGCTCGGCACGGAACACGGCCGCCCGGTCGTCGCCGCCCTGAACGTCGCCCTGCCCGAGAACCTCCAGCGGACGTGA
- a CDS encoding carbohydrate ABC transporter permease, with translation MQHGKYRFIIGFLVVPMALYVIFVIWPFIQSIYYSFTDWTGLSPDFKMVGFDNYTKMLDDDIFWKSLQHSVLLAVLLPLVTLGLALFFAFMLNVGGRRRKGAAIAGVRGSGFYKIAYFFPQVLSIAIVAILFQFAFDPAQGMINGTLKAVGFDDVPTWLGDPQLALWVIMAVLVWCTTGFFVVLFSAGMASIPKDFYEAALLDGASRFTTFFRITLPLLWDTVQSGWVYMGILALGAEGFAIVHIMSVGPGGPDYSTTVLPLYVYQSAFRDGQAGYATTIGVALLLVTLAFAAIVMRVGRRERLEF, from the coding sequence ATGCAACACGGTAAATACCGGTTCATAATCGGGTTCTTGGTGGTCCCGATGGCGTTGTACGTCATCTTCGTCATCTGGCCCTTCATCCAGTCCATCTACTACTCGTTCACGGACTGGACGGGGTTGAGTCCCGACTTCAAGATGGTCGGGTTCGACAACTACACCAAGATGCTCGATGACGACATCTTCTGGAAATCGCTGCAGCACAGCGTGCTGCTGGCCGTGCTGCTGCCGCTGGTGACGCTGGGGCTCGCGCTCTTCTTCGCCTTCATGCTCAACGTGGGCGGGCGGCGCCGCAAGGGCGCCGCGATCGCCGGCGTACGGGGCTCCGGCTTCTACAAGATCGCCTACTTCTTCCCGCAGGTGCTGTCGATCGCGATCGTGGCCATCCTGTTCCAGTTCGCCTTCGACCCGGCCCAGGGCATGATCAACGGCACGCTCAAGGCCGTCGGCTTCGACGACGTGCCGACCTGGCTGGGCGATCCGCAGCTGGCCCTGTGGGTCATCATGGCGGTCCTCGTCTGGTGCACGACCGGCTTCTTCGTGGTGCTGTTCTCCGCGGGCATGGCCTCCATCCCCAAGGACTTCTACGAAGCCGCCCTGCTGGACGGGGCGAGCCGCTTCACGACCTTCTTCCGGATCACGCTGCCCCTGCTGTGGGACACGGTCCAGTCCGGCTGGGTCTACATGGGCATCCTGGCGCTCGGCGCCGAGGGCTTCGCGATCGTCCACATCATGAGCGTCGGTCCCGGCGGGCCCGACTACTCGACCACCGTCCTGCCGCTGTACGTCTACCAGTCGGCGTTCCGTGACGGACAGGCGGGCTACGCGACCACGATCGGTGTCGCCCTGCTCCTCGTGACGCTGGCGTTCGCCGCCATCGTCATGCGGGTGGGCCGGCGCGAGCGGCTGGAGTTCTGA